The Dokdonia donghaensis DSW-1 DNA window AGATGGGGCAAACTATAGAAAAAATTGCCGAATCTAGAGGTCACGAGATTGTAGCTCGCGTGAGCTCACCAGAAAATTTCACCCTTGAAAATGCAGATATTGCAATAGACTTTAGCATTCCAGATAGCGCGGTAAACCACATCACAAAATGTTTTGAAGCGGGTATTCCTATTGTCTCTGGCACCACAGGCTGGCTAGATAGTTATGAAGATATGGTGGCGCTTTGTAAAGAAAAAAATGGTGGTTTTATCTATGCATCAAACTTTAGTGTAGGTGTGAATCTGTTTTTTGAGTTTAATAAGAAATTAGCTCAAATTATGGCTCCTCATAACGACTATAAAGTAGATATGACCGAGATACACCATACACAAAAACTAGATGCTCCTAGTGGTACAGCCATCACCCTAGCAGAAGGAATTATAGAGACTACTCCGTATACAGCCTGGTCACTTGCCGAAGGACAATCTATAAAAGATAACCACATACCCATCACTGCCGAAAGAGAGGGCACTGTACCTGGCACACATATTATAAATTACAAAAGCGACATAGACACCATAATCTTAAGTCACGAGGCGCACTCAAGACAAGGCTTTGCGCAAGGTGCCGTAGTTGCAGCCGAGTGGTTACTAGGCAAACAAGGAAATTTCTCAATGCGTGATGTTTTAGGTCTATAACCGTAACATAATAGACAAACTTAAGACCTATCACAAACTAAAAGAATACAGATGACACTTACACAATGGTTTATATTTTTTCTTATCGTTCAAGCAGTACACTTTGCCGGAACGTGGAAACTTTACGTACGCGCTGGTAGAAAAGCTTGGGAAGCAGGAGTACCTATTTACAATGCCGTAGTACTTATGGGGATCATAAATAGACCTAAGTGGTGGACTATCTTACTCTTTGTACCTATTGTAAATCTTATTATGATACCAGTAGTGTGGGTTGAGACAGCAAGGTCTTTTGGGTTTAATAGCTTTAAAGATACAGCGCTCACAGTGCTTACAGGAGGACTTTATCTTTACTACATTAATTATGCGACAGATGCACCGCACATAAAAGGGAGAGATATTAACCCTAAATCATCTAGCGGTGAGTGGACGAGTTCTTTACTATTTGCCATCGTTGCCGCGACTATTGTGCATACATATTTTATGCAGCCTTTTGTTATCCCTTCTTCTTCACTAGAAAAGACGCTACTTGTAGGTGACTGGCTGTTTGTAAGTAAGTTTCACTACGGTGCTAGAACACCTATTACGACCGTAGCAACACCTATGCTACACGACACTATTTATGGTACAAAAACTAAGAGCTACTTAACAAAACCGCAACTGCCTTACTTTAGATTGCCAGGTTTTCAAGACATAGAGCGCAATGACATTGTTGTTTTTAGCTGGCCAGTAGACACTCTTGTAGATATTACACCTGGTAATATGCGTGGCAGTGTGAGAAAACCTATAGACAAGAAGTCTAACTATGTAAAACGTGCTGTAGGGGTACCTGGAGATTCTCTTGAAGTGCGAGATGGTTATGTATATATTAATGGTGAGAAAAATGATTTACCAGATCGTGCACGTATACAATTTAGTTACACAATTGTTTCTAAGGAGCTTCTTGTAAAAAGAGCTCAAGATGCAAACGGAAACTATGTATTCCCTTCAGATCTTATGAACGGTCGCTATGAGATTTCTGACATCTACCTCTCTGGTGTTCAAGGTGACAATGGACCTTATGTACACACTGCTCAAGCAAGTGAAGCTTCTATAGAAAAGCTCAAAAACAACTCAAACATCATAAGTATAGAGCGCACACATTATGATGCGATAGAAAATAACAAAGCGATTTTTGGCGCAAAACCAGGACGCGCATCTAGTGTAGATAACTTTGGCCCTATATACATTCCTGAAGAAGGGAAGACTGTGGCAATTAACCCAGAAAGCCTTCCATATTACAAACGAATTATAGAAGTGTACGAAGGCTATGAAATGGGTAGAGAGCGCGACATCACGGTTAATGGCAATGAGATATTAATGAATGGTGAGCCGCTTACAGAGTACACCTTTGAACAAGATTATTACTGGCTTATGGGTGATAATCGTCATAACTCTCAAGACGCTAGAGCGTGGGGTTACGTGCCTTTTAATCACGTAGTGGGTAAACCAGTTTTTGTATGGTTTAGTAAAGATGCAAATGTACCTGGTCTTGCCGGCATACGCTGGGATCGTGTATTTACCACAGTAGGTGGTGAAGGACCACTAGTGAGCTATAGATACTGGTTTTTAGGAGCGTTACTGCTTTATATAGGTTGGTCATTTTTTAGAAAGAAAAAACAACCCAAAGCATAACCCATTATAATGAAAGCTGCTCTTATCACACACGGCTACTGCGCCCCTATCATTCAATATGCTGTAATTGCTCAAACCGAGCAGCTACATATAGAGGCAAATGGAAATTTCCAGAAGCAGTCATACCGCACCCGTATGAAGATTGCCACATCTACAGGCACGCTCATACTCATTATACCTATACTCCACCGCAAGGATAAAACAGAGAGACAGCGTTATTATGATGTAAAGATTGAGAATAAATTTCACTGGCAGCGTGATCACTGGAGGTCTTTAAAAATAGCCTACCAGACCTCTCCATACTTTGAGTATTATGAAGATGAGTTTGAGCCACTTTATCATACCGAGTATGAGACACTCATAGAATTTAATAAAGCGTGTCACGCGATTATTATGGAGTGTTTACAGCTAGATATAACGCCTATACTAACAGAAGAATATTTTAAAAATCCTGAGCAGGTAGATTGCAGACAGCTTGTAAATGCAAAAAAGGAGCCTCAATATCCTCTACCAGAATATCATCAGCTTTTTAATGAAAATCACGGGTATTTAGAAAACCTCACAGTTTTAGATTTACTTTTTAATCTTGGTCCTAGTGCACAAGATTACCTCGAGAAGATTGACCTTACTGGCTTAAGCGCTTAAAGGTTGCCATAGAAGGTTTGTGATCGGAAAGATCTATATCTCCATACGTTTCAAAATCTAAGACTTCTAGTTGCTCATCTGCAAGTATAAAGTCTATGCGTAATGGTATGATGTCAAACCAGAAGGTTGCTCCTGTACCTGATCCCGCTTTCGCGAAAGCGTCAACCTTATCACTACGCACTTTGCGATACATATATGAAGTGGCGCTATTATTAAAATCTCCTGCGACAATAACCTTATATGGAGAGGCTGCCTCACTCTGTAAAAACTTTTCAACCTGATCTTCTTGTTTTTCGAAAGCAACTCCTAGCCTGCCGAGTAGCTTTTTTGAATTTTCCTTTTGTAGATTATTTAAACTAGGCGACAGTCGGAAAGATTGAAAGTGCATATTATAAACCCTTAATGTATCAGCTTCAACCTTGATATCTGCATAAATACCGTTGTTTCCTTTTTTTGCAAAATCAAGCGAGCCACTATTTACAATAGGGAACTTTGAAAAAATCACTTGTCCAAATTTGCTATTTGCAGGACGCATTACTTTATGCTTGAATGGATACTTCTTTGCATCTAGCTCAAAGTCGGGGTGATACTCTTGCAGGCAAACAATATCTGGATTTTGATCTTCTATAAATGCAATGGCGCGTTTACCAACATTAGCCTCTTCTACCCATCCATAAACATTAAATTGGCGTACGTTATAGGTTAAGAGCGTGAGTGTGTCAACTTGTTTTGTATCACTACCACCACCAAAGCGTATGAGCGAGAATATATGTGTGATCCCTAGTGCTAAGATTACTGCAGATAATAGTAATTGTCTTTTGGCTTTAAATAACCAAAATAAGAAGAATAAAAAATTAATAATAAGTAGCACCGGAAGCAATAGGCTCAGCACTGACAATGCCGGGAAAATATGTGGCGGAATGTAGGGTAATAAATAACTAAAAAGTAATAGCACCGCGCAGATACTATTTATGAGAAAAATAAACTTCTCAAGGAGATTTAGGTTTTTCATTAGTTACTCCTTACCGGCTTTAAAAAGGAAATCTTTTTCGGCTTTTGAGAGGCTGTCATAGCCGCTCTTACTTATTTTATCAAGTATGGCATCTATGCGCTGTTGTTGCTCCCTCTTAGTAGCTGTATTTGTTTTTTTTACAGAGCGAACACTGCTCTTTTTATTTTTATGCACGGTGCGTAGTGGGCTTTTCTTTTGTTTTTTTGGCTTTTTAGTAAACCAGCCACTCACATTATCTATAAGTCTCTCAAACCACAGGCCTATATCATTACCTGCTAGTAATTGTTTTGCATAATAAAACCCAAAGGCCGCACCACCCAAGTGTGATATAAGCCCTCCTGCGTTACCTGCATCGAGTAATAAAATATCCTTGACTACTATAAATGCAGCAATCCACCATAATTTTACATTAAAGGTAAATATACGCACCTCTGCATCTGGTGTGTATGTACCTATAAAAACCACAATAGCATTTACTGCGGCAGATGCTCCCAAAAGTACACCAGTACCTCTAAAGACAGGTAATACATTATATAGTAATGCAAATAACACACCAC harbors:
- the dapB gene encoding 4-hydroxy-tetrahydrodipicolinate reductase, coding for MKIALLGYGKMGQTIEKIAESRGHEIVARVSSPENFTLENADIAIDFSIPDSAVNHITKCFEAGIPIVSGTTGWLDSYEDMVALCKEKNGGFIYASNFSVGVNLFFEFNKKLAQIMAPHNDYKVDMTEIHHTQKLDAPSGTAITLAEGIIETTPYTAWSLAEGQSIKDNHIPITAEREGTVPGTHIINYKSDIDTIILSHEAHSRQGFAQGAVVAAEWLLGKQGNFSMRDVLGL
- the lepB gene encoding signal peptidase I translates to MTLTQWFIFFLIVQAVHFAGTWKLYVRAGRKAWEAGVPIYNAVVLMGIINRPKWWTILLFVPIVNLIMIPVVWVETARSFGFNSFKDTALTVLTGGLYLYYINYATDAPHIKGRDINPKSSSGEWTSSLLFAIVAATIVHTYFMQPFVIPSSSLEKTLLVGDWLFVSKFHYGARTPITTVATPMLHDTIYGTKTKSYLTKPQLPYFRLPGFQDIERNDIVVFSWPVDTLVDITPGNMRGSVRKPIDKKSNYVKRAVGVPGDSLEVRDGYVYINGEKNDLPDRARIQFSYTIVSKELLVKRAQDANGNYVFPSDLMNGRYEISDIYLSGVQGDNGPYVHTAQASEASIEKLKNNSNIISIERTHYDAIENNKAIFGAKPGRASSVDNFGPIYIPEEGKTVAINPESLPYYKRIIEVYEGYEMGRERDITVNGNEILMNGEPLTEYTFEQDYYWLMGDNRHNSQDARAWGYVPFNHVVGKPVFVWFSKDANVPGLAGIRWDRVFTTVGGEGPLVSYRYWFLGALLLYIGWSFFRKKKQPKA
- a CDS encoding WbqC family protein, coding for MKAALITHGYCAPIIQYAVIAQTEQLHIEANGNFQKQSYRTRMKIATSTGTLILIIPILHRKDKTERQRYYDVKIENKFHWQRDHWRSLKIAYQTSPYFEYYEDEFEPLYHTEYETLIEFNKACHAIIMECLQLDITPILTEEYFKNPEQVDCRQLVNAKKEPQYPLPEYHQLFNENHGYLENLTVLDLLFNLGPSAQDYLEKIDLTGLSA
- a CDS encoding endonuclease/exonuclease/phosphatase family protein; the protein is MKNLNLLEKFIFLINSICAVLLLFSYLLPYIPPHIFPALSVLSLLLPVLLIINFLFFLFWLFKAKRQLLLSAVILALGITHIFSLIRFGGGSDTKQVDTLTLLTYNVRQFNVYGWVEEANVGKRAIAFIEDQNPDIVCLQEYHPDFELDAKKYPFKHKVMRPANSKFGQVIFSKFPIVNSGSLDFAKKGNNGIYADIKVEADTLRVYNMHFQSFRLSPSLNNLQKENSKKLLGRLGVAFEKQEDQVEKFLQSEAASPYKVIVAGDFNNSATSYMYRKVRSDKVDAFAKAGSGTGATFWFDIIPLRIDFILADEQLEVLDFETYGDIDLSDHKPSMATFKRLSQ
- a CDS encoding rhomboid family intramembrane serine protease, whose translation is MANTSLAYKFKTANIAIKLIVVNVLVYVLFNIIPWLVGLGSGTFSQYFVLPSDVIRFLQQPWSVVTYAFLHSGFSHLLWNMVFLYVFSRFVLNLFSEKKFLAIYLLGAIAGGVLFALLYNVLPVFRGTGVLLGASAAVNAIVVFIGTYTPDAEVRIFTFNVKLWWIAAFIVVKDILLLDAGNAGGLISHLGGAAFGFYYAKQLLAGNDIGLWFERLIDNVSGWFTKKPKKQKKSPLRTVHKNKKSSVRSVKKTNTATKREQQQRIDAILDKISKSGYDSLSKAEKDFLFKAGKE